The Streptomyces sp. ALI-76-A nucleotide sequence TCGCCATCGCGATCCCGCTGGTCGTCGGGCTCCGGCGAAGGGAGCAGCTGCTGTGAACCCGTCCGTGGCATGGCGGTTCGGCCGTCCCGCCCTCGTTCTCCTTCTCGCCTCCCTCGCCGTGGGCGTACCGCTGTGGCTGGTGGTCGTCACCTCCGCCAAGCCCCAGGCGGAGGCCATCAGGCCGAACCTCGACCTGCCGGCGCGCTGGCAGCCCGGCAGCAACTACGAGGACGCGGTCGGCCAGGGCGAGATGCTGCGCGGTCTCGTCAACTCGCTGCTGGTCGTGGTGCCTTCGGTGGTCCTCGTGCTGATCCTCGGGGCGGGCGCCGCCTGGGTCTTCGCCCGCCGCAGGTCCAGGCTGGTCTCGGCCGCGTACGCGCTGTGCATCAGCGGGCTGCTGCTGCCGCCGGCCGTCATCACGATCGTGATGGAGCTGCGGCAGCTCGGGCTGTCGAACACCCGGCCCGGGATGATCGCCGTGTACACCGGGATGTACCTGTCCACGTCGATCTTCTTCATGACCGGCTTCATCCGTGCCATCCCCCTGGAGCTGGAGGAGGCCGCGCGGATGGACGGGGCGAGTCCGGCGCGGATCTTCGCCCGGATCATCCTGCCGCTGCTCAGACCGGTGATCGCCACCGCGACGATCATGGTGATGCTCTACGCCTGGAGCGACATCTTCTACGCCTTCTTCGTCCTCGGCGGCGGAGAGCGGGCGACCCTGCCGCTGAATCTCTACAAGGTCGCCAGCGCCCAGCTCTACCTCAACAACTGGCATCTCGTCTTCGCGTACGTCGTGGTGATGAGCCTGCCCATGGTCGCCGTGTTCCTCGTCGGCCAGCGAAAGATCGTGTCCGGAATCACCAGTGGAGCCGTCAAGTGACCGGAGGTCCAACAGCGTGATCACCCCCACCCGCACAAGATCCCGTCTCACCACAGCGTTCGTCACCACCGCACTCGGAGTCGCCGCCATGGCAGGCACCCTCCCCGCCGCGGGGCCCGCGGCAGCCGCCGCCGCGCAGCGGCTCACCGTCGACCTCGGCGCCTCCGAAGGGCCGGTGATGCTGGGCGCCAACGGCGCGCTGTACGGGCTCAGCGACGACGGCGTGCCCAGCGACGCCGCCCTGGAGCCCCTGAAGATCACCAGCATCTCGCAGAAGCCGGAGGGCGGCGCCCAGCACCCCAACGGCGACGCGCTCACGGTCTCCACGTCGTTCTTCCGCAACGGCGGCGGCGAGATCAACGTGATGATGCAGGACGTCTACGCGAAGTGGCCGTACGAGGACCTCGGCATCGACGACTACCTCCCCAAGGTCGACAAGATCGTCAAGGAGGTGTCGGCCGACCCGAACAGCGACCGCTTCGTCTACATCCCGTTCAACGAGCCCGACCAGATCTGGTACGACCTCGGCACCTCCGACCAGGCGCAGTACGAGGCCAACCGCGACCGGTTCCTCAAGGACTGGAAGACGGTGTACCAGCGGATCCGCGCGATCGACCCCGACGCGCGGATCGCCGGCCCCAACGAGGCCGGCTACCACACCCGCCTGCTGACCGACTTCCTCACCTTCGCCCAGCGGGAGAACGTCCTGCCCCAGGTGATGACCTGGCACGAACTGAGCTCCGGTTCCCTGCGCGACTTCCAGGGCAACTACGACAACTACCGCTCCATCGAACGCAAGCTGGGCATCGCGCCACTGAAGATCAACATCGACGAGTACGCCAACCGGCGCGACCTGTCCGTACCCGGACAGCTCGTGCAGTGGGTCTCGATGTTCGAACGGAACAAGGTGTACGCCAACCAGGCCTACTGGGACGCCGCCGGCAACATGGACGGCAACGTCGTCCGGTCCAACATCCCCAACGGCGGCTGGTGGCTGTTCCGTTGGTACGCCGGAATGACCGGTGACACCGTCAGGGTGACCCCGCCGCAGGCCAACACCATCGACACCCTCCAGGGGCTCGCCTCGTACGACACGAAGCGCCGCCAGGCGCAGGTCCTGCTCGGCGGCTCCGCCGGTGACTCCGACGTCGTCGTCCAGAACGTCCCCCGGTCCGTCTTCGGCCGGACGGTCACCGCGACCGTCGCCGAGTCCGCCTGGTCCGGCTACGAGGGACAGCACGCCACACCACGCGTCCTCGCCCGGACCAAGGTGAAGGTGGCGGACGACGGCACGGTGACCGTCCCGCTGCGCGGCCTGCACAAGATGTCCGCCTACCGGATCGTCCTCACCCCCGGCGGCTCCGGCACCCCGACCGCGGCCTCCGTCCCGTGGTCGGCGTCGTACGAGGCCGAGAACGCCGCCATCACCGGCGGCCAGGTGTACACCCAGGGCACGGTCGCCAACGCCAACGGCTACGCGGCCTCCGGGACGAAGGACGTCGGCTCGCTCAACCAGGCCTCCAGCAAGGTCGACTTCACCGTGACGGTGCCCGAGGACGGGACCTACGACCTGGCGATCCTGTACGGCAACCAGTCCGGCGCCCCCGCCACCCAGAAGCTGTCGGTCGACGGCGCCGAACCGGTCACGGTCACCTATCCCTCCACCGAGAACTGGACCTACCGCGCCAAGAAGGACGTGACGCTCCGCCTCACGGCCGGCACCCACGTGCTGACGCTCGCCAAGGGCGCCGCCGAGGTGACCCTCGACCGCGTCGACCTGACCGCGCGCACCGGAGCCGCGTCCGCCTCCTACGAGGCCACGCTGGCCGACATCGGCGGGAAGCCGGCGTACGACTACTCCTCCTCGGCGGGGGTGGGCACGGGCGCCCTGGTCCTGCGCACGGGCGACCGGGCGGTGTTCGACGTGTACGCGCCCCGCGACGGCTACTACACGGTGGTGTCGCGGGCCTCGGCGGCGGCACAGCTCGCCCTGCACGGGGAGACGGTGACCGCGCTCCCGGGCCGGCCGCTGCGGCTGTACCTGGTCGCGGGCAACAACCGCGTGGCGATGACGGCCGGGTACGCCTCGGTGCGCTCCCTCGACGTCTCGGGTGACGGCTCGACCGCCGGCACGCTCTCCTACGAGGGCGCCTCGGCCACCCTCGCAGGTGGCGCCAAGCTCGTCGACTCCCCCCACGCCTCCGCCGGTTCGTACATCGGCGACCTCGGCAA carries:
- a CDS encoding carbohydrate ABC transporter permease — its product is MNPSVAWRFGRPALVLLLASLAVGVPLWLVVVTSAKPQAEAIRPNLDLPARWQPGSNYEDAVGQGEMLRGLVNSLLVVVPSVVLVLILGAGAAWVFARRRSRLVSAAYALCISGLLLPPAVITIVMELRQLGLSNTRPGMIAVYTGMYLSTSIFFMTGFIRAIPLELEEAARMDGASPARIFARIILPLLRPVIATATIMVMLYAWSDIFYAFFVLGGGERATLPLNLYKVASAQLYLNNWHLVFAYVVVMSLPMVAVFLVGQRKIVSGITSGAVK
- a CDS encoding CBM35 domain-containing protein gives rise to the protein MAGTLPAAGPAAAAAAQRLTVDLGASEGPVMLGANGALYGLSDDGVPSDAALEPLKITSISQKPEGGAQHPNGDALTVSTSFFRNGGGEINVMMQDVYAKWPYEDLGIDDYLPKVDKIVKEVSADPNSDRFVYIPFNEPDQIWYDLGTSDQAQYEANRDRFLKDWKTVYQRIRAIDPDARIAGPNEAGYHTRLLTDFLTFAQRENVLPQVMTWHELSSGSLRDFQGNYDNYRSIERKLGIAPLKINIDEYANRRDLSVPGQLVQWVSMFERNKVYANQAYWDAAGNMDGNVVRSNIPNGGWWLFRWYAGMTGDTVRVTPPQANTIDTLQGLASYDTKRRQAQVLLGGSAGDSDVVVQNVPRSVFGRTVTATVAESAWSGYEGQHATPRVLARTKVKVADDGTVTVPLRGLHKMSAYRIVLTPGGSGTPTAASVPWSASYEAENAAITGGQVYTQGTVANANGYAASGTKDVGSLNQASSKVDFTVTVPEDGTYDLAILYGNQSGAPATQKLSVDGAEPVTVTYPSTENWTYRAKKDVTLRLTAGTHVLTLAKGAAEVTLDRVDLTARTGAASASYEATLADIGGKPAYDYSSSAGVGTGALVLRTGDRAVFDVYAPRDGYYTVVSRASAAAQLALHGETVTALPGRPLRLYLVAGNNRVAMTAGYASVRSLDVSGDGSTAGTLSYEGASATLAGGAKLVDSPHASAGSYIGDLGNSTASTAAFTVDAPRSGRYVLVVHYAHNDRRDNGHAYNTDIMSRTADITVGGAAPKRVTFKNTWSWDDYWTLGVPVDLRKGANTVTFGNATGWAPNIDRIELGRVLGRS